A genome region from Triticum aestivum cultivar Chinese Spring chromosome 2B, IWGSC CS RefSeq v2.1, whole genome shotgun sequence includes the following:
- the LOC123046552 gene encoding multiple organellar RNA editing factor 2, chloroplastic → MATAARAVAAAARPVHPVFLSRRLPCPSARPARPRVGRAVRCMARRPDASYSPLRPGQGGDRAPTEMAPLFPGCDYEHWLIVMDKPGGEGATKQQMIDCYIQTLAKVVGSEEDAKKRIYNVSCERYFGFGCEIDEETSNKLEGLPGVLFVLPDSYVDAENKDYGAELFVNGEIVQRSPERQRRVEPVPQRAQDRPRYSDRTRYVKRRENQAYQR, encoded by the exons ATGGCCACCGCAgcgcgcgccgtcgccgccgccgcgcgcccggtGCACCCGGTGTTCCTGTCGCGGCGCCTCCCCTGCCCCtccgcgcgccccgcgcggcctcGCGTCGGCCGCGCCGTCCGCTGCATGGCGCGGCGGCCCGACGCCTCGTACTCGCCGCTGCGGCCGGGGCAGGGCGGGGACCGCGCGCCCACGGAGATGGCGCCGCTCTTCCCCGGCTGCGACTACGAGCACTGGCTCATCGTCATGGACAAGCCCGGCGGCGAGGGCGCCACCAAGCAGCAGATGATCGACTGCTACATCCAGACCCTCGCCAAGGTCGTGGGGAG CGAGGAGGACGCGAAGAAGAGGATCTACAACGTGTCCTGTGAGCGTTACTTTGGGTTTGGGTGCGAGATTGACGAGGAGACATCCAACAAGCTGGAAG GCCTCCCGGGTGTTCTTTTTGTGCTTCCTGATTCCTATGTTGATGCTGAGAACAAGGACTATGGCG CCGAGTTGTTTGTGAACGGAGAAATCGTCCAACGATCACCGGAAAGGCAGAGAAGGGTGGAGCCGGTGCCTCAGAGAGCTCAAGATAGACCGCGTTACAGCGACCGGACTCGCTATGTGAAGCGTAGGGAGAACCAGGCCTACCAACGGTGA
- the LOC123046553 gene encoding V-type proton ATPase subunit G1 — MDSSRRPSGIQQLLAAEQEAQQIVNAARAAKTARLRQAKEEAEREIAEYRAQMEADFQRKLTETSGDSGANVKRLEQETNVKIEQLKQQAANISPEVIQMLLRHVTTVKN, encoded by the exons ATGGACTCTAGCAGGCGCCCGAGTGGAATCCAGCAATTGCTTGCTGCAGAGCAAGAGGCTCAGCAAATTGTAAATGCTGCTAGGGCTG CTAAAACGGCAAGGCTTAGGCAAGCCAAAGAAGAGGCTGAGAGAGAAATAGCTGAGTACCGTGCACAAATGGAGGCTGATTTCCAGAGGAAGCTCACTGAG ACCAGCGGTGACTCTGGCGCAAACGTCAAACGCCTTGAGCAAGAGACAAACGTAAAGATTGAGCAGCTCAAGCAGCAGGCAGCAAACATCTCTCCAGAGGTGATTCAGATGCTTCTGAGGCACGTCACAACTGTGAAGAACTAA